In a genomic window of Candidatus Avedoeria danica:
- the amrB gene encoding AmmeMemoRadiSam system protein B gives MSTTPSPLLKLRPVPIEVAQIQGRPALVFVDPARLAGRPVLLPFAFAPIVQLLDGTRDRAMLAADLAARDDGGWPDDVIDEVLDHLHRTFLLDNEVSSAALSLAVAAFRDLPARPPVHADAVYPAHAGRLADVLDGYLVAVGGHAVGREPADMASSVTNDGVGPPIEAVDPVDASDIAWPFAFFSPHIDYARGGLVYAGVWHHARAAVEAADIAVLIGTDHQGPAGTWTLTRQSYATPYGTLPTDTAAVDALAEAIGADRAFAGELRHREEHALELIAVWLHHMRGGRPIEVVPVLVGGFDHFEADPDEPERDTTVRAAIERLRATIRGRRALVIASGDLSHVGPAFGQLPMTDDDLATLRSDDHALLERLCAGDRSGFFAPIQHSANRTNICGVAPFWLTMAVAEATGGTLIDYEQCPADEDDTSWVSIGGVVLHR, from the coding sequence ATGTCCACAACACCAAGCCCTCTCCTGAAGCTACGCCCCGTCCCGATCGAGGTCGCGCAGATCCAGGGGCGACCGGCGCTCGTCTTCGTGGACCCGGCACGCTTGGCCGGCCGGCCGGTGCTGCTGCCGTTCGCGTTCGCGCCGATCGTCCAGCTGCTCGACGGTACCCGGGACCGCGCCATGCTGGCCGCCGATCTGGCGGCCCGCGACGACGGCGGCTGGCCGGATGACGTGATCGACGAGGTGCTGGACCACCTTCACCGGACATTCCTGCTCGACAACGAGGTGAGCAGCGCTGCGCTCAGCCTCGCCGTCGCCGCCTTCCGCGACTTGCCCGCCCGCCCGCCGGTCCACGCCGACGCGGTGTACCCGGCGCATGCCGGACGGCTGGCCGACGTGCTCGACGGGTATCTCGTCGCCGTCGGCGGGCACGCGGTCGGTCGCGAGCCCGCCGACATGGCGTCGAGCGTCACGAACGACGGCGTTGGGCCGCCCATCGAGGCCGTCGACCCGGTCGACGCGTCCGACATCGCCTGGCCGTTCGCGTTCTTCAGCCCGCACATCGATTACGCCCGGGGCGGCTTGGTGTACGCCGGCGTCTGGCACCACGCCCGCGCCGCCGTCGAAGCGGCCGACATCGCGGTGCTCATCGGCACGGATCACCAAGGCCCGGCCGGGACGTGGACGTTGACCCGCCAGAGCTACGCCACGCCGTACGGCACGCTGCCGACGGACACGGCGGCCGTCGACGCACTGGCCGAGGCGATCGGCGCGGACCGGGCGTTCGCGGGCGAGCTGCGGCACCGCGAGGAGCACGCGCTCGAGCTGATCGCCGTCTGGCTCCACCACATGCGCGGCGGCCGACCGATCGAGGTCGTCCCGGTCCTGGTCGGCGGCTTCGATCACTTCGAGGCCGATCCCGACGAGCCCGAGCGCGACACGACGGTGCGCGCGGCCATCGAGCGCCTGCGCGCGACGATCCGCGGCCGCCGGGCGCTCGTCATCGCCTCGGGCGACCTGTCCCACGTCGGCCCGGCGTTCGGCCAGCTGCCGATGACGGACGACGACCTCGCCACGCTGCGATCGGACGACCATGCGCTCCTCGAGCGGCTGTGCGCGGGTGACAGGTCCGGCTTCTTCGCCCCGATTCAGCACAGTGCCAACCGGACGAACATCTGCGGCGTCGCGCCGTTCTGGCTCACGATGGCCGTCGCCGAGGCCACCGGCGGCACGCTGATCGACTACGAACAGTGCCCGGCGGATGAAGACGACACGTCGTGGGTCAGCATCGGCGGCGTGGTGCTGCACCGGTGA
- a CDS encoding VWA domain-containing protein, with protein MYAPEAPAVIPAHPPVRKRRLVAAALGAIALPIVAMLSVATSGGPTARAQSDPPGDNLLAEWHSQGKSLYDALEWPAGHTSGGIGRHGTVGQMAVTDVTSGTVRIYDRDGLFVKTVGSEGSQAGQFRQPRDVDYLSDGRLVVSDTGNGRVQVVSGAGVSLASWPVADPQGIEVVRDEIFVVSRRDQRVLAFQPDGTPTRVMAVQNRVTEPEGIMYRGDGQGPSGPVPTFDLADPRQSRLFFTAANSSTALEQYRLQSVRVGGLLSRSGSNARFLIGAPQIGLVLGDELYQTVGRLAFDDVSDIEIASPRVAYAAVAPHGLIRVPDLGLFELQSRLTFGLLLQPSRIAVGNEAVIGDLAARVQIWDLEGIPERDVPFDPSFLPVLGTPVPPGAPLARAELTPPIDVAMAGDDPYVLWETSVVRRLASDGSWGAEWVPPNGAWVTAISAHGPNVAALDSLGQRVFLLDRNLNAVGSFKIDGVSFTAAFDIALSADHVFLVDRGSASLVVYARDGTLLRTIPVLAGAQRVAAGPDGSAFALTRNGWVFGWQADGTLTLARPVGGRDRVPTDLALDAQGRLYVTFIGELGNVVRVYAPAANAGPLPNLTDGGCQLMASKAAQPAEIQLGQEIEIQLVVDGVCPDPPPAVDIALSIDNSGSMLGSKMQAARDAAATFIVRGGAGSRFGVVVFSTDASRVQNLTADRPTAIRAVAGIQANGGTNLVAGLDEAIKTLTASPRTGAQPVIVMLTDGRHTSGLNELSEIDGVIAEARRLQIRVFTIGLGFDLDVATLQRIASTPQDYFFSPTEAELGDIFSRIAGRIGAVPLFRDAVVTDVLPANVDYVPGSGRPSEPEWDASTRTLTWRLGQVDVPGFRLTYRAVPRTGGTFPTNVDARTRHTDGTGAVGEAQFPVPVVRVIVPTPVVTDTPTDTPTATVTPTPTETTTPVPTDTPTPTATRTPTPTRTATRTPRPPVDIYLPYAVLNRCKPGQRSADIVLVLDTSTSMAGVTTAGGIRKIDAAQQAAQSFLALIDLARDHVSVVTFDDAARLRIGLTGDGAALRQALTNLPMAPGTRIDAGLDAARAELQGPSRRTTARGVVILMTDGQPTRSTAGRVVAAADAVKRAGATLFTIGLGPDVDPDLLKLLASSTRYFYQAPGAEDLARVYRTVAGAIPCP; from the coding sequence ATGTATGCCCCGGAGGCGCCCGCCGTGATCCCCGCCCATCCGCCCGTCCGAAAGCGGCGCCTTGTCGCCGCCGCGCTCGGCGCGATCGCCCTGCCGATCGTCGCCATGCTGTCCGTCGCCACGTCCGGAGGACCGACGGCCCGCGCGCAGTCCGATCCGCCCGGCGACAACCTCCTGGCGGAGTGGCACAGCCAGGGCAAGTCGCTCTACGACGCGCTGGAATGGCCGGCGGGGCACACGTCCGGCGGCATCGGTCGGCACGGGACGGTCGGGCAGATGGCGGTGACGGACGTGACGAGCGGCACGGTCCGGATCTACGACCGGGACGGTTTGTTCGTCAAGACCGTCGGGAGCGAGGGCAGCCAGGCGGGGCAGTTCAGGCAGCCGCGCGACGTCGACTACCTGTCCGACGGACGGCTCGTCGTCAGCGACACCGGCAACGGCCGCGTGCAGGTGGTTTCGGGCGCTGGGGTCTCGCTGGCCAGCTGGCCCGTCGCCGACCCGCAGGGCATCGAGGTCGTGCGCGACGAAATCTTCGTCGTCAGCCGCCGCGACCAACGGGTGCTCGCGTTCCAGCCTGATGGGACGCCGACGCGGGTCATGGCGGTCCAAAACCGCGTGACCGAGCCGGAAGGGATCATGTACCGCGGCGACGGGCAGGGGCCGAGCGGCCCGGTGCCGACGTTCGACCTGGCTGACCCGCGCCAGTCGCGTCTCTTCTTCACCGCCGCCAACTCCTCCACCGCCCTCGAGCAGTACCGCCTGCAGTCGGTCCGCGTCGGCGGGCTGCTCTCGCGCAGCGGCAGCAACGCGCGCTTCCTCATCGGCGCCCCGCAGATCGGCCTCGTGCTGGGCGACGAGCTTTACCAGACCGTCGGCCGGCTGGCGTTCGACGATGTCAGCGACATCGAGATCGCCAGCCCGCGCGTGGCGTACGCCGCCGTCGCGCCGCACGGCCTGATCCGCGTGCCGGACCTCGGGCTGTTCGAGCTGCAGTCGCGGCTGACGTTCGGCCTCCTCCTCCAGCCCAGTCGGATCGCCGTCGGCAACGAAGCCGTCATCGGTGATCTGGCGGCGCGGGTGCAGATCTGGGACTTGGAAGGCATTCCCGAGCGCGACGTTCCGTTCGATCCGTCGTTCCTGCCGGTCCTCGGCACCCCGGTCCCCCCCGGCGCTCCGCTCGCCCGCGCCGAACTCACACCGCCGATCGACGTCGCGATGGCCGGCGATGACCCGTACGTGCTGTGGGAGACGAGCGTCGTCCGTCGGCTGGCGTCGGACGGCAGCTGGGGCGCCGAGTGGGTGCCGCCGAACGGTGCCTGGGTCACGGCCATCAGCGCGCACGGCCCCAACGTGGCCGCCCTCGACTCCCTCGGCCAGCGCGTCTTCCTGTTGGACCGCAACCTGAATGCCGTCGGCTCGTTCAAGATCGATGGCGTCAGCTTCACGGCCGCGTTCGACATCGCCCTCTCGGCCGACCATGTCTTCCTCGTCGACCGCGGCTCGGCCTCGCTCGTCGTGTATGCCCGCGACGGAACGCTCCTGCGGACGATCCCGGTGCTGGCCGGCGCGCAGCGGGTGGCGGCGGGACCGGACGGCAGCGCCTTCGCGCTGACGCGCAACGGCTGGGTCTTCGGCTGGCAGGCGGACGGCACGCTGACGCTCGCCCGCCCCGTCGGCGGCCGCGACCGCGTGCCGACGGACCTGGCCCTGGATGCGCAAGGGCGGCTGTACGTCACGTTCATCGGCGAGCTCGGCAACGTCGTGCGCGTCTACGCGCCCGCTGCGAACGCCGGCCCGCTCCCGAACCTGACGGACGGCGGGTGCCAGCTGATGGCCAGCAAGGCGGCCCAGCCCGCCGAGATCCAGCTGGGCCAGGAGATCGAGATCCAGCTCGTCGTCGACGGCGTCTGCCCCGATCCGCCGCCGGCGGTCGACATCGCGCTGTCCATCGACAATTCGGGCTCGATGCTCGGCAGCAAGATGCAGGCGGCCCGCGATGCGGCGGCGACGTTCATCGTGCGCGGCGGCGCCGGTTCGCGCTTCGGCGTCGTCGTGTTCAGCACGGACGCGTCACGCGTCCAGAACCTGACGGCCGATCGCCCGACCGCCATCCGCGCCGTGGCCGGCATCCAGGCGAACGGCGGCACGAACCTGGTGGCCGGGCTGGACGAGGCGATCAAGACCCTGACGGCCTCGCCGCGGACCGGCGCGCAACCCGTCATCGTCATGCTCACCGACGGGCGACACACGAGCGGCCTGAACGAACTCAGCGAGATCGACGGCGTGATCGCCGAGGCGCGACGGCTGCAGATCCGGGTCTTCACGATCGGCCTCGGCTTCGACCTCGACGTCGCCACCCTTCAGCGGATCGCCTCGACGCCGCAGGACTACTTCTTCAGTCCGACGGAAGCCGAGCTCGGGGACATCTTCAGCCGCATCGCCGGCCGGATCGGCGCGGTGCCGTTGTTCCGCGACGCGGTGGTGACGGACGTCCTGCCGGCCAACGTCGATTACGTGCCCGGATCCGGCCGCCCGAGCGAGCCGGAGTGGGACGCATCCACCCGCACGCTCACGTGGCGGCTCGGCCAGGTCGATGTCCCGGGCTTCCGCCTGACCTACCGCGCCGTCCCGCGCACCGGCGGCACGTTCCCGACGAACGTCGACGCCCGCACCCGCCACACGGACGGCACGGGCGCGGTGGGCGAGGCGCAGTTCCCGGTGCCCGTCGTGCGCGTGATCGTCCCGACGCCGGTCGTGACGGACACGCCGACCGACACGCCGACGGCCACCGTGACGCCCACCCCGACCGAGACGACGACGCCCGTGCCCACGGACACGCCGACCCCAACCGCAACGCGCACCCCGACGCCGACGCGCACCGCCACCCGAACGCCGCGGCCGCCGGTGGACATCTACCTGCCGTACGCCGTCCTGAACCGCTGCAAGCCCGGGCAGCGCTCGGCCGACATCGTCCTCGTCCTCGACACCTCGACGTCGATGGCCGGCGTGACGACCGCCGGCGGCATCCGCAAGATCGATGCGGCCCAGCAGGCGGCCCAGAGCTTCCTCGCGCTCATCGACCTCGCCCGCGACCACGTGTCCGTCGTCACGTTCGACGACGCGGCGCGGCTGCGGATCGGCCTGACGGGCGACGGTGCGGCGCTCCGGCAGGCCCTCACGAACCTGCCGATGGCGCCCGGCACCCGGATCGACGCCGGGCTCGACGCGGCGCGGGCGGAGCTCCAAGGCCCGAGCCGTCGGACCACGGCGCGCGGCGTCGTCATCCTGATGACGGACGGCCAGCCGACGCGCTCGACCGCCGGCCGCGTCGTCGCCGCCGCGGACGCCGTCAAGCGCGCCGGCGCGACGCTCTTCACGATCGGCCTCGGCCCCGATGTCGACCCTGATCTGCTCAAGCTCCTGGCATCGTCGACGCGCTACTTCTACCAGGCGCCGGGGGCTGAGGACCTGGCGCGGGTGTATCGCACGGTGGCCGGCGCGATCCCCTGCCCGTGA
- a CDS encoding VWA domain-containing protein, which translates to MTPRLAFARATTVAAAVSSIAGLALVAVAIAIGRPAAASAQAPQQAPRQGGVPPSACAAIISHTLAPGSIRACDTAAVTVTMGITCPAARPIHLVIAVDRSQSIEPLLPDVRKSARDVLSELDWNIPGTMVAVLSHGFKVKVETDWTDSASRAQSGVNGIRYDAGDLGEDPPEAIDKAVSMLERIRNDSEGRPLAPIEIIILYGDGCDPSVPSCPGAAQRAAGQATAKDVKIATVCFESGPRANCQDYRAISDPKTLAFKAPGGKLPSEVRALQEAGRGVSVKTVTLKDILPPAIRLIPGSANPVPVVTGQELAFAWANAAPGTTVTATYRISTTALGQQANRTKDSSVLLEDSIGRDGVPAVVPPDTLDVTGPCAPPTPTPTTAPPTPVPSDTPDVSPTPAPTATPTPTTPPTATATRESRPGKIWLPVLARAVCLPKDVRFDVALVIDASTSMREQSAGVAKIDAAKAAARVFVELLKPGDRAAIVAFNTDAIVAAPLSSDAGTLNAAIDGIQTADGTRIDRALDAAAGAVPASVDPARQSMIVLLTDGRASAPSVDVLAAAQRARDGRKVFTIGLGDDIDRDLLRAVASSPALYYEAPTSAELAGVFAGIAGTLPCPGGAVWGVGGD; encoded by the coding sequence ATGACCCCCCGCCTTGCCTTCGCGCGCGCGACGACCGTCGCCGCCGCCGTCTCTTCGATCGCCGGCCTCGCCCTCGTCGCAGTCGCGATTGCCATCGGCCGTCCCGCCGCGGCCAGCGCACAGGCACCGCAACAGGCGCCACGACAGGGCGGCGTCCCCCCGTCCGCGTGCGCGGCGATCATCAGCCACACGCTGGCGCCCGGTTCGATCCGCGCCTGCGACACGGCCGCCGTCACGGTGACGATGGGCATCACGTGCCCGGCCGCGCGGCCGATCCACCTCGTCATTGCCGTGGACCGCTCGCAGTCCATCGAGCCGCTCCTGCCCGACGTGCGCAAGAGCGCGCGCGACGTGCTCTCCGAGCTGGACTGGAACATCCCGGGCACGATGGTGGCCGTTCTATCCCACGGCTTCAAGGTGAAGGTCGAAACGGACTGGACGGACTCCGCCAGCCGGGCCCAGAGCGGCGTCAACGGCATCCGCTACGATGCCGGCGACCTCGGCGAGGATCCGCCGGAGGCGATCGACAAGGCCGTCAGCATGCTCGAGCGGATCCGGAACGATTCCGAAGGCCGCCCGCTGGCGCCGATCGAGATCATCATCCTCTACGGCGACGGCTGTGACCCGAGCGTCCCGTCCTGCCCCGGCGCGGCGCAGCGGGCGGCCGGTCAGGCGACCGCCAAGGACGTGAAGATCGCCACGGTCTGCTTCGAGAGCGGGCCGCGGGCGAACTGCCAGGACTATCGGGCGATCTCCGATCCGAAGACGCTCGCCTTCAAGGCGCCCGGCGGCAAGCTGCCCTCCGAGGTCCGCGCCCTGCAGGAGGCGGGCCGCGGCGTGTCGGTGAAGACCGTCACGCTGAAGGACATCCTGCCGCCGGCCATCCGGCTCATCCCGGGCTCGGCGAACCCGGTGCCGGTCGTCACCGGCCAGGAGCTGGCCTTCGCCTGGGCGAACGCCGCGCCTGGAACGACGGTGACCGCCACGTACCGCATCTCGACGACCGCGCTGGGCCAGCAGGCGAACCGCACGAAGGACAGCAGCGTGCTGCTCGAGGACTCGATCGGCCGCGACGGCGTGCCCGCCGTCGTGCCGCCGGACACGCTCGACGTCACCGGCCCGTGCGCCCCGCCGACCCCGACGCCGACGACGGCACCCCCGACGCCCGTCCCGAGCGACACGCCCGATGTCAGCCCGACGCCGGCGCCGACCGCGACGCCCACGCCGACCACACCCCCCACCGCCACGGCGACACGCGAATCTCGCCCCGGCAAGATCTGGCTACCCGTCCTCGCCCGCGCCGTCTGTCTGCCCAAGGACGTCCGCTTCGACGTCGCGCTCGTGATCGACGCCTCGACGAGCATGCGCGAGCAAAGCGCCGGCGTGGCCAAGATCGACGCCGCCAAGGCCGCGGCGCGCGTGTTCGTGGAGCTGCTGAAGCCGGGCGATCGGGCGGCGATCGTCGCGTTCAACACGGACGCGATCGTCGCCGCGCCGCTGTCGTCCGACGCCGGCACGCTGAACGCGGCGATCGACGGCATCCAGACGGCAGACGGCACGCGGATCGACCGGGCGCTCGATGCTGCCGCGGGGGCGGTCCCGGCCTCCGTCGACCCGGCGCGACAGTCGATGATCGTCCTCCTGACGGACGGCCGCGCCAGCGCCCCGAGCGTCGACGTCCTCGCCGCCGCCCAGCGCGCCCGCGACGGCCGCAAGGTCTTCACGATCGGCCTGGGCGACGACATCGACCGCGACCTGCTGCGGGCCGTTGCGTCGTCGCCCGCACTGTATTACGAGGCGCCGACTTCGGCGGAGCTGGCGGGGGTGTTTGCGGGGATCGCGGGGACGTTGCCTTGTCCGGGGGGGGCGGTTTGGGGGGTGGGTGGGGACTGA